DNA from Coriobacteriaceae bacterium:
CGATGCCACGCTGCGCGCATTTGAGCAGCTCACCGGCGTTCATGCCGTGCGTCCCGACATCGCCGGCTGCATGGGCGCCTACGGTGCGGCCCTGCTCGCCCGCGATCGCGCCGGCGCCGACGGCACCTCGACCATCCTCTCGGCCGAGGACATCGCGCGCCTCACCGTGACGCAAAAGCACGTCCGCTGCGGCCGTTGCTCCAACAACTGCCAGCTTACCGTCAACGACTTTGGCGGCGGCAGGCGCTTTATCACCGGCAACCGCTGCGAGAAGGGCGCCGGCCACAAAAAGCAGAAGACCGAGGCCCCCAACCTCTTCAAAAAGAAAAACGAGCTGCTCTTTAACCGCGAGGTCCTGAGTCCCGACGAGGCCCCGCGCGGCACCGTGGGTATCCCGCGCGCACTCAACATGTACGAGAACTACCCCTTCTGGCACGCGTTCTTTACGCGCTTGGGCTTTAGCGTGCAGTTGTCCGACCAGTCGAGCAAGAAGACCTACCAGGCGGGCATCGAGTCCATGCCGTCCGAGAGCGTGTGCTATCCGGCCAAGATGAGCCACGGCCACGTGATGAACCTTATCGACCGCGATGTCGACTTCATTTGGATGCCGTGCGTACGCTGGGAGCGCAAGGAGGATCCGACCGCCGGCAACTGCTATAACTGCCCCATCGTCATGAGCTACCCCACGGCGTTGGCGCTCAACATCGACGAGATCCGCGAGCAGAACATCGAGTTCCTGTACCCGTTTGTGCCCTATCACGACAAGACCGAGCTCAAGCGCCGCCTGTACCAGGTGCTCGCCGTCGACCGCGTGGCCGATGCCGAGGCTGGTCGCGGTCGCGTGCGTGGACCCAAGATCACGCGCTCCGAGGTCGATGCCGCCGTCAACGCCGCCTTTGAGGCCGATGCGCGCTTCCACGAGGACATCCAGACTATGGGCGAGGAGGCTCTTAAGTGGGTCGAGGACCACGGCGGTCACGGCATCGTGCTCGCCGGTCGTCCCTACCATAACGACCCCGAGATCAACCACGCCCTGCCCGAGCTTATCTCGAGCTTTGGCTTTGCGGTCTTTACCGAGGATTCGCTCGCGCATCTGGTAAAGCCCGAGCGTCCGATTCGCGTCGTCGACCAGTGGATGTACCACAGCCGCCTCTACGCCGTCGCCCGTTTTGTGACCATGCGCAACGATCTGGACCTGATCCAGCTCAATTCCTTCGGCTGCGGCCTTGATGCCCTGACCACCGATCAGGTGCAGGAGATTCTGGAAGCCAGCGGCAAGATCTACACCGTGCTCAAGATCGACGAGGTGTCCAACCTGGGCGCCGCGCGCATCCGCATCCGCTCGCTCATGGCGGCGCTCAAGGACCAGGAGGCCGAGCGCTTGGCCGAGGCCACGGCCGCAGGCGAGGCCTACGAGCAGTGCGATGCCGCGCCGGTGGCGCCCTCCACGGATGCCCCCGCGTTCGCGAGCCGCAAGTACACGTTTGAGGCGCAGCGCGAGAGTGCTTCGACCGCGTGGCCCAAGGTGCCCTTTACCGAACAGATGCGCGACGAGGGCTACACCATCCTGTGCCCGCAGATGGCGCCGATTCACTTTGACCTGGTCAAAGAGGTGTTCCGCGGTGCCGGCTACAACTTGGAGCTGCTGCCCTCGACCGACCACGATGCCGTCGAGGCCGGTCTGCGCTACGTGAACAACGACATCTGCTATCCGTCGATCCTGGTGACGGGTCAGATCATGGAGGCCATCGAGAGCGGTCGGTACGACCTGTCCAAGACGGCCGTGGTCATCAGCCAGACCGGCGGCGGCTGCCGTGCCACCAACTACATCGCGCTCATCCGTAAGGCCCTGCGCGAGAGCGGCCACCCCGAGATCCCGGTAATCTCGCTTTCGGCCGTGGCGCTCGGCGAGGACAACCCCGGCTTTAAGATTACGCCAGCGCTGCTTAAGCAGGCAGTTTACGCGGTGCTCTTTGGCGACGTGATGATGCAGATGCTCTATCGCTGCCGCCCGTACGAGGCCACGCCCGGTGCCGCCAATGCGCTCTACGAGGAGTACATGGCGCGCGCCCGCAAGCTGGCGCCCAAGTTCAACCGCCACAACTACACCAAGCTGTGCCGCGAAGCCATTCGCGCGTTCGACACCATGCCGCTCGTGGGCGAGGGCACCAAGCCGCGCGTGGGCGTGGTCGGCGAGATTCTGGTCAAGTTCCATCCCACGGCCAACAACCATGTGGTCGACGTTATCGAGCGCGAGGGCTGCGAGGCAGTGGTGCCGGGCTTGCTCGACTTCTTCCTCTACTCCATGAGCAGCGCCGAGCTGCAGAAGGACGAGTTGGGAAGCTCTGCTACCACGCGCGCTGGCATGCAGGCGCTCATCAAGCTCGTGGACTGGATGCGCACGCCGGTGGAGGAGATGCTCGAAAAGTCTCGCCGCTTTGAGGCTCCCGAGCGCATCGGCACCATGGCCGACAAGGCCCGCACGGTGCTTTCGGTGTGCAACAACATGGGCGAGGGCTGGCTGCTCACGGCCGAGATGCTCGACCTGATCGACCACGGTGCGCCCAACATCATCTGCACGCAGCCTTTCGCGTGCCTGCCCAACCACGTGGTGGGTAAGGCCGTGATCAAGGAGCTGCGCCGCCAGCATCCCGAGAGCAACATCGTCGCGGTGGACTACGACCCCGGTGCATCCGAGGTCAACCAGCTCAACCGTATTAAGCTTATGATCAGCGTGGCAAAGGAAAACATGCGCGCCGGCAAGGGCTTTAAGCTCGAGAAGGTGGCGCCGCTCGCGATGGACGAGGTCACCGGCCAGATGCGTGCCCATGACGGCTGCACGAGCTGCGGGCCGGCCAGCGAGGAGGCCGTGGCATCGGTCGCCAAGCGTCTGGGACGCGGTATTAAGAAGTAACTAAATTATTCCGACGCTAACAGCGGCTTGCCGAAATAACGTGTGAGGCGCGGTGGCGGCCATCTGGCTGTCGCCACGCCATCTTTCTCTGGCTTGGTCTGGGGCGGTGCTGACAATGAATGGTGCGGTCAGTGCTCGGCTCAACCCGCTGAGAAGGGGGCTGAGCCATTTATTTCGGAAG
Protein-coding regions in this window:
- a CDS encoding 2-hydroxyacyl-CoA dehydratase — encoded protein: MSKLVEGIKDRMVAAAREAAPAVVDAAQKAATAAAEKVAEAVAEAKNTAGETSVASEPATAAEPATAAQAPEGAIFNPENARGNLHLGIDVGSTTVKLAVLNDDNQIVYAKYQRHHTDVRACARDLFEGAATVLPAAQMTCAITGSGGLLLSQWLDLEFVQEVIASKRAVETLIPATDVAIELGGEDAKIIYFDNGIEQRMNGTCAGGTGAFIDQMATLLHTDASGLNELAANATTIYPIASRCGVFAKTDVQPLLNEGARPEDVAASIFQAVVTQTISGLACGRPIRGNVAFLGGPLQYLSELRHRFYLTLNLDEEHRIVPQNAHLFVASGAAMAHESNKLSTFPQLIEAIDSLGDTQGAEVERLDPLFATDEDFAEFKTRHDTEVVPKGKLDGYTGRVFIGIDAGSTTMKAALVGEDGQLLHTWYGNNNGDILGTAKVIMADFYNHIPAGCTIGHVTTTGYGEALLIEALKADSGEIETVAHLRGAKAFLPGVEFILDIGGQDMKCLRVKDGVIEHIMLNEACSSGCGSFIESFAVSMNMDVRAFADAAIHAKAPVDLGSRCTVFMNSRVKQAQKEGATVGDIAAGLSYSVIKNALFKVIKLRDPKEIGSQVIVQGGTFMSDATLRAFEQLTGVHAVRPDIAGCMGAYGAALLARDRAGADGTSTILSAEDIARLTVTQKHVRCGRCSNNCQLTVNDFGGGRRFITGNRCEKGAGHKKQKTEAPNLFKKKNELLFNREVLSPDEAPRGTVGIPRALNMYENYPFWHAFFTRLGFSVQLSDQSSKKTYQAGIESMPSESVCYPAKMSHGHVMNLIDRDVDFIWMPCVRWERKEDPTAGNCYNCPIVMSYPTALALNIDEIREQNIEFLYPFVPYHDKTELKRRLYQVLAVDRVADAEAGRGRVRGPKITRSEVDAAVNAAFEADARFHEDIQTMGEEALKWVEDHGGHGIVLAGRPYHNDPEINHALPELISSFGFAVFTEDSLAHLVKPERPIRVVDQWMYHSRLYAVARFVTMRNDLDLIQLNSFGCGLDALTTDQVQEILEASGKIYTVLKIDEVSNLGAARIRIRSLMAALKDQEAERLAEATAAGEAYEQCDAAPVAPSTDAPAFASRKYTFEAQRESASTAWPKVPFTEQMRDEGYTILCPQMAPIHFDLVKEVFRGAGYNLELLPSTDHDAVEAGLRYVNNDICYPSILVTGQIMEAIESGRYDLSKTAVVISQTGGGCRATNYIALIRKALRESGHPEIPVISLSAVALGEDNPGFKITPALLKQAVYAVLFGDVMMQMLYRCRPYEATPGAANALYEEYMARARKLAPKFNRHNYTKLCREAIRAFDTMPLVGEGTKPRVGVVGEILVKFHPTANNHVVDVIEREGCEAVVPGLLDFFLYSMSSAELQKDELGSSATTRAGMQALIKLVDWMRTPVEEMLEKSRRFEAPERIGTMADKARTVLSVCNNMGEGWLLTAEMLDLIDHGAPNIICTQPFACLPNHVVGKAVIKELRRQHPESNIVAVDYDPGASEVNQLNRIKLMISVAKENMRAGKGFKLEKVAPLAMDEVTGQMRAHDGCTSCGPASEEAVASVAKRLGRGIKK